The proteins below are encoded in one region of Desulfobacterales bacterium:
- a CDS encoding HEAT repeat domain-containing protein — MTQHAKTIDWSEDRQLQEAKTVVDKLILAAKNTSFYPEHHAVSRKSVSDLYEHLNAYTRNYGALVLEMGKGDILFQGQKIYHNPDLQNNPAYLCFRDGLKWISFSEGIAQAEILSFLNILKHHRVLEEESKGDIVTSLWEAGLHHIKYSTTNVLWQNEPVLDLASLKLAASRAEPRPEQPPEEDEGDAPSISDTLSNGQLLDLSPEEIAETRLMVEAEETRDFDQDLFDVLLVILKEQRESEDFATVLDIIKDSFKRTLAQGDFPYAAKFLGQLNDVRKTYKNSGTWALAHIDDFLLMISGPQVLSVLNDALSKIKPDDHQKIKALENMLCQLRPESVISIGQTLQQIKDKTLSAMLLRALTHQASKDPRPLIHMARQTAPPVQKTAIFAMGHISHPDVLPVITEASRADDSSLRKTAVQALTRKTPPPAEQLLPFISDRKKEIRELAFRFLIKLPGQTLEPLMLDYLNKTSFTPNQRESLLLLYQVIGNCKGANVSGYLSKQLLGRPWRIGTLRRIHRQGAALALYILNTDEASQAIKTASRSIWPNIRRAVKNAKELSHVAPGTRV, encoded by the coding sequence ATGACGCAACATGCCAAAACCATTGACTGGTCCGAAGACAGGCAGCTACAAGAGGCAAAAACCGTTGTTGACAAACTGATTCTGGCTGCCAAGAACACTTCCTTCTATCCGGAACATCACGCCGTTTCCCGGAAATCCGTTTCAGATCTTTACGAACACCTCAACGCCTATACCCGCAATTACGGGGCGCTCGTGCTTGAAATGGGCAAAGGCGATATCCTGTTTCAGGGCCAAAAGATCTATCATAACCCGGATCTTCAGAATAATCCGGCCTATCTATGCTTCCGCGACGGATTAAAATGGATTTCCTTTTCCGAGGGCATCGCCCAGGCGGAAATCCTGTCATTTTTAAACATATTAAAACATCATCGGGTGCTTGAGGAGGAAAGCAAGGGCGATATTGTCACCAGCCTCTGGGAAGCCGGTCTTCATCATATAAAATACAGCACCACCAATGTGCTCTGGCAGAATGAGCCGGTGCTTGACCTGGCCAGCCTTAAATTAGCTGCCAGCCGAGCCGAGCCGCGGCCGGAACAGCCGCCCGAGGAAGATGAAGGGGATGCGCCAAGCATTTCCGATACCCTAAGCAACGGGCAGTTGCTTGACCTATCCCCCGAAGAAATCGCCGAAACCCGACTAATGGTGGAGGCGGAGGAAACACGGGATTTTGATCAGGATTTGTTTGACGTGCTCCTGGTCATCTTAAAGGAACAGCGGGAAAGCGAAGATTTTGCCACAGTGCTTGATATCATAAAGGACAGTTTTAAACGCACCCTTGCCCAGGGCGATTTTCCGTATGCGGCAAAATTTCTGGGTCAATTAAATGATGTGCGCAAGACTTACAAAAATTCCGGTACCTGGGCGCTGGCCCATATTGATGATTTCCTGCTTATGATCTCCGGCCCCCAGGTATTGTCGGTACTAAATGATGCCCTGAGCAAAATAAAACCGGATGACCATCAGAAAATCAAAGCCCTGGAAAACATGCTCTGCCAGCTTCGGCCGGAATCGGTGATAAGCATCGGCCAGACGCTTCAGCAAATAAAGGACAAGACCTTAAGCGCCATGCTTTTACGGGCGCTGACCCATCAGGCATCAAAAGACCCTCGCCCGCTTATTCATATGGCCCGGCAGACGGCCCCGCCGGTTCAAAAGACGGCCATTTTCGCGATGGGCCACATCTCCCACCCGGATGTCCTGCCGGTGATCACCGAGGCCTCCCGGGCCGATGACAGCTCGCTGCGCAAAACCGCGGTACAGGCATTAACCCGCAAAACGCCGCCGCCCGCGGAACAGCTCCTGCCGTTTATTTCAGACCGCAAAAAAGAAATCCGTGAGCTGGCATTCCGATTTTTGATAAAACTGCCCGGGCAAACCCTTGAGCCCCTGATGCTTGACTATCTCAACAAGACCTCCTTTACTCCGAATCAGCGGGAATCCCTGCTGCTGCTGTACCAGGTGATAGGTAACTGCAAAGGCGCCAATGTTTCAGGCTATCTTTCCAAACAACTGCTCGGCCGGCCCTGGCGGATCGGCACACTGCGGCGCATTCACCGCCAGGGGGCTGCCCTGGCCCTATATATACTCAATACCGATGAAGCGTCACAGGCTATAAAAACCGCCTCGCGAAGCATCTGGCCAAACATCCGCCGAGCTGTTAAAAATGCAAAGGAGTTGTCCCATGTTGCCCCCGGAACCAGGGTCTGA
- a CDS encoding phosphoribosyltransferase yields MKFRDRAHAGRLLAEKLIDYESENPIVLAIPRGGVEVGIEVAKRLNCDFELLIVRKLPFPDNPESGFGAIAEDGSSVVFDRFAQTVSETERQQIYEAQQQEIQSRIRTLRKGRPLPAIKGRTVILIDDGIAMGSTMQASVAMCRNQKAQKIIVAAPVSSPRTKIEFQSLADDAVILTTPEFFQAVAQVYENWYDVSDEEVLELLDSFN; encoded by the coding sequence ATGAAATTCAGAGATAGAGCACATGCCGGCAGGCTGCTTGCCGAAAAGCTAATTGATTATGAATCGGAAAATCCCATAGTGCTGGCCATCCCCAGGGGCGGGGTCGAAGTGGGTATTGAGGTGGCAAAGCGCCTGAACTGCGATTTTGAGCTGCTGATTGTGCGCAAACTGCCGTTTCCGGATAACCCGGAATCCGGTTTCGGCGCCATTGCCGAGGACGGGAGCTCGGTCGTTTTTGACCGCTTTGCCCAAACCGTATCGGAAACCGAGCGCCAGCAAATATATGAAGCCCAGCAACAGGAAATCCAAAGCCGGATCCGAACCCTTCGCAAAGGCCGGCCGCTGCCGGCAATTAAAGGGCGAACCGTTATTTTAATCGATGACGGGATTGCCATGGGCTCCACCATGCAGGCGTCGGTGGCCATGTGCCGGAACCAGAAGGCGCAAAAAATTATTGTGGCTGCGCCGGTATCGTCCCCACGGACAAAGATCGAATTTCAGTCCCTGGCAGATGACGCGGTCATATTGACCACCCCGGAATTTTTCCAGGCCGTGGCCCAGGTGTATGAAAACTGGTATGATGTGTCGGATGAGGAGGTCTTGGAACTGCTTGATTCTTTTAACTAA
- the trkA gene encoding Trk system potassium transporter TrkA, with amino-acid sequence MKIIIVGAGEVGFHIASRLSHENKDVVVIDTNAAAIARVSENIDVEAVVGSGSSPVVLEEAGIKEAEILLAVTDSDETNLVACLMADTISPATKKLARIRQKDYDAYHQIFHDSPPHIDTVINPEIEVVRTIERFMGVPGAVDVGEFADGRLKFVGIYLDKGARLAGLKLLDLPGRIGTKVLVAAVVRNEKLIIPGGDDRIYPGDLIYFISEEAGLARILKAFDKESKPMKRAFIVGGGRLGLRLARSLEKKGIYTKLIEKAPARCSELAEQMNKVVVIHGDGSDQSLLVEENIQDMDVVITLTDDEETNILVSLLAKRMGARKTITRLSKFSYFPLMSSIGLEQVVSPRLSAIDTILQYIRRGKVLAARTISDEQAEVWEAEALETSDIVGKPLRDTDMPHGALVIGIIREDKILIPSGDSVIQPHDRIIIFAKRQVIAKIEKILTVKLEFF; translated from the coding sequence GTGAAAATCATCATCGTCGGCGCAGGGGAGGTTGGATTTCATATTGCCAGCCGGCTGTCGCATGAAAACAAGGATGTCGTGGTCATTGATACGAATGCCGCCGCCATCGCCCGGGTTTCTGAGAATATCGATGTGGAGGCGGTGGTGGGCTCCGGCAGCAGTCCGGTGGTACTTGAGGAGGCCGGCATCAAGGAGGCGGAAATTCTGCTGGCCGTTACGGACAGTGATGAGACCAATCTGGTGGCCTGCCTGATGGCGGATACCATTTCGCCGGCCACCAAGAAGCTGGCCCGGATCCGGCAGAAGGATTATGATGCTTACCATCAGATATTTCATGATTCTCCCCCCCACATTGATACGGTGATCAATCCGGAAATCGAGGTGGTCCGCACAATCGAGCGGTTCATGGGCGTTCCCGGAGCAGTGGATGTCGGCGAATTTGCCGACGGCCGGCTTAAGTTCGTGGGCATCTATCTGGATAAAGGCGCGCGGCTGGCTGGCCTGAAACTTCTGGATCTACCCGGCAGGATCGGAACCAAAGTGCTGGTCGCTGCGGTGGTGCGAAACGAAAAGCTGATTATCCCCGGCGGGGATGACCGGATTTATCCCGGGGATTTAATTTATTTTATCAGCGAGGAAGCGGGTCTTGCGCGCATTCTTAAGGCGTTTGACAAAGAGTCCAAGCCCATGAAGCGTGCCTTCATCGTCGGCGGCGGCCGCCTGGGGCTTCGCCTGGCCAGGTCCCTTGAGAAAAAAGGCATCTATACCAAGCTGATCGAAAAGGCGCCCGCCCGCTGCTCCGAGCTTGCCGAGCAGATGAACAAGGTGGTGGTGATCCATGGGGATGGCTCGGATCAGAGCCTTTTGGTGGAAGAAAACATCCAGGATATGGATGTGGTCATCACCCTGACCGACGACGAGGAGACCAATATCCTGGTATCGCTGCTGGCCAAGCGGATGGGCGCCCGCAAAACCATTACGCGGTTAAGCAAGTTCAGCTATTTTCCATTAATGTCCTCCATCGGGCTGGAGCAGGTGGTAAGCCCCCGGCTCTCAGCCATTGATACCATTCTTCAGTACATCCGCCGGGGCAAGGTGCTTGCCGCGCGGACGATTTCCGATGAACAGGCCGAGGTCTGGGAGGCGGAGGCGCTGGAGACCTCGGATATCGTCGGAAAACCCCTTCGGGATACCGATATGCCCCATGGCGCCCTGGTCATCGGCATTATCCGGGAGGATAAGATCCTGATCCCCTCCGGGGACAGCGTGATCCAGCCGCATGACCGTATCATCATTTTTGCCAAACGCCAGGTGATTGCAAAAATCGAAAAGATTCTGACCGTCAAGCTGGAGTTTTTTTAA
- a CDS encoding HD domain-containing protein — translation MLPPEPGSEPEPASESHAEAFVLFFKRLLQTARIHEANNRLTVNAAGKFLETSRQLLSEKAEIIIEARHERLFVQGEKLLLRQQTAPTIFTLLGIFETLSLYGLKFNFQLPDISYSQAYQFARILIEAPQQEAPLEWMQKYLDQDRFEFVDIINEPQGEGNLTEAQKMELAHRAYSYAYNTVKEVTRKIRENHAAGVRKAVRVVQDITDLVFIDKSILMGLSTIRDYDDYTYTHSVNVAVNSLCLGHEIGLSRNSLVRLGICGLFHDLGKVDIPIEIINKAGRLNHEEYKKIQQHSLNSVRQILKLEAYRELIAQIILPPFEHHLKYDLSGYPAVNWSKPISLFGRIIEISDVYDALTAPRVYRPTTLSPDRALGFMLSKSGKDFDPILLKWFINMMGVYPAGTLVKLNTGQVGLIYKNGDPEDQPMPKVLVLRKDKSSKQLKTAELLDLNERAESSGKYRHTVEKTYHPAQYGIQPAMYLMEAQSKRERR, via the coding sequence ATGTTGCCCCCGGAACCAGGGTCTGAACCAGAGCCCGCATCGGAATCCCATGCCGAGGCGTTTGTGCTATTTTTTAAACGGCTTCTGCAGACCGCAAGAATTCACGAGGCCAACAACCGGTTAACCGTCAATGCCGCCGGGAAATTCTTGGAAACAAGCCGGCAGCTCCTTTCCGAAAAAGCTGAAATCATCATTGAAGCCCGCCATGAAAGGCTCTTCGTACAAGGGGAAAAACTTTTACTCCGGCAGCAGACCGCTCCCACCATTTTTACACTGCTCGGCATTTTTGAAACCCTCTCCTTATACGGCCTGAAGTTTAACTTCCAGCTCCCTGATATCAGCTATTCACAGGCCTACCAATTTGCCCGGATTCTGATTGAAGCCCCGCAGCAGGAAGCCCCATTGGAATGGATGCAGAAATATCTGGACCAGGACCGGTTTGAGTTCGTGGATATCATCAATGAACCCCAGGGCGAAGGCAATCTAACCGAGGCCCAGAAAATGGAACTGGCCCACCGCGCCTACTCCTATGCGTATAATACAGTCAAAGAGGTGACCCGTAAAATCCGGGAGAATCATGCGGCCGGGGTCAGAAAAGCGGTCCGGGTGGTGCAGGACATCACCGACCTGGTTTTTATAGATAAGAGTATCCTGATGGGCTTAAGCACAATCCGCGACTATGACGACTACACTTATACCCACTCGGTTAATGTGGCGGTCAATTCCCTCTGCCTTGGCCATGAAATCGGGCTATCGCGCAATTCCCTGGTCAGACTTGGCATCTGCGGCCTGTTCCACGACCTCGGCAAGGTGGACATCCCCATTGAAATCATCAACAAAGCCGGGCGGCTCAATCATGAGGAATACAAAAAAATCCAGCAGCACTCCTTAAACAGCGTGCGCCAGATCCTTAAACTCGAGGCCTACCGGGAACTGATCGCCCAAATCATCCTGCCGCCGTTTGAGCATCACCTGAAATACGACTTATCCGGCTACCCCGCGGTCAACTGGTCCAAGCCGATCAGCCTGTTCGGCCGAATCATTGAAATCTCAGATGTCTATGATGCCCTGACCGCCCCCCGTGTCTATCGGCCGACCACCCTTTCCCCGGATCGGGCGCTGGGATTTATGCTTTCCAAAAGCGGGAAGGATTTTGATCCGATACTGCTTAAATGGTTTATTAATATGATGGGCGTCTATCCGGCAGGCACCCTGGTCAAGCTAAACACCGGCCAAGTGGGACTGATTTATAAAAACGGCGACCCGGAGGACCAGCCCATGCCGAAAGTACTGGTCCTCCGGAAAGACAAAAGCAGCAAGCAGCTTAAAACCGCCGAACTACTGGACTTAAATGAAAGGGCTGAATCCAGCGGCAAATACCGGCACACGGTCGAAAAAACTTATCATCCCGCCCAATACGGCATTCAGCCGGCTATGTATCTGATGGAGGCGCAATCTAAAAGAGAACGGCGATAG
- a CDS encoding sterol desaturase family protein, with the protein MPFEAFIRAASFAGILVVLLALESFNQKKDRVDSRIVRSFKNLGLILINTLVLRFIIPVVPAGFAVFAGTRGWGVFNYVETPVVIQWLATLLIFDFIIYIQHILFHAVPVLWRLHMIHHADLDIDVTTGLRFHPIEIIISLFIKLGAVAAFGFPAGAVILFEIILNATSMFNHSNIYIPGAIDKWIRRLIVTPDMHRVHHSVILTESNSNFGFNLSWWDRLCGTYQAQPAAGHHNMVIGLSRYRSPLSLWRILVMPFTDPPGPGPINTHHN; encoded by the coding sequence ATGCCTTTTGAAGCCTTTATCCGGGCGGCCTCTTTTGCGGGCATCCTGGTTGTCCTGCTGGCGCTGGAGAGTTTTAATCAAAAAAAAGACCGGGTGGACTCCAGAATAGTCCGATCCTTTAAAAATCTGGGCCTGATTTTGATAAACACCCTGGTTTTAAGATTTATCATACCGGTGGTACCGGCCGGCTTCGCCGTTTTCGCTGGCACCCGGGGCTGGGGCGTATTCAATTATGTCGAAACCCCTGTCGTCATTCAATGGCTGGCCACCCTTCTCATTTTTGATTTTATTATCTATATCCAGCACATCCTTTTTCATGCGGTCCCGGTGTTATGGCGGCTTCATATGATCCATCATGCGGATTTAGATATTGACGTCACCACCGGCCTTCGCTTTCACCCGATAGAAATCATTATCTCCCTGTTTATCAAACTGGGGGCGGTGGCCGCGTTCGGTTTTCCCGCCGGGGCGGTAATTCTTTTTGAAATCATTTTAAACGCCACATCCATGTTTAACCATTCAAATATCTACATACCCGGGGCCATCGATAAATGGATCCGGCGGCTGATTGTCACACCTGACATGCACCGGGTTCATCATTCCGTGATCCTTACGGAATCCAACAGCAATTTCGGCTTCAATCTGTCCTGGTGGGACCGGCTCTGCGGCACCTACCAGGCGCAGCCCGCGGCCGGACACCACAATATGGTAATCGGCCTTTCCCGGTATCGGAGCCCCCTTTCCCTGTGGCGTATCCTCGTTATGCCATTTACGGATCCCCCCGGGCCGGGACCGATTAATACGCATCACAATTAA
- the groL gene encoding chaperonin GroEL (60 kDa chaperone family; promotes refolding of misfolded polypeptides especially under stressful conditions; forms two stacked rings of heptamers to form a barrel-shaped 14mer; ends can be capped by GroES; misfolded proteins enter the barrel where they are refolded when GroES binds), whose translation MAAKMICYGQSARDHMLKGVNTLANAVKVTLGPKGNNVVLEKSFGSPTVTKDGVTVAKEIEIKGKYENMAAQMLREVASKTSDVAGDGTTTATVLAQAIFTEGQKMVAAGANPMALKRGIDKGVVAIVERLQKISKPTKDKREIEQVGTISANSDETVGKIISDAMEKVGKEGVITVEEAKGMETTLEVVEGMQFDRGYLSAYFVTDAEKMEVNLKDPYILLHEKKISNMQDLLPLLEQVARAGRPLLIVAEDIDGEALATLIVNKLRGTLQVAAVKAPGFGDRRKAMLQDIAVLTGGQVISEDIGVKLESVTVDDLGTCKTVQIDKDNTTIIEGTGQKKDIEARISQLRAQIEDTTSDYDREKLQERLAKLVGGVAVIHIGAATETEMKEKKARVEDALHSTRAAVEEGIVPGGGVALVRCIKTLEKVDAKGEEKEGIRILKRALEAPLRQIAQNAGVEASIVFNKVFEGKDDFGFNAATETYENLLEAGVIDPTKVVRFAIQNAASVAGLMLTTEAMIAEKPKKKKGEIFS comes from the coding sequence ATGGCAGCCAAAATGATTTGTTACGGCCAGAGCGCCAGGGATCATATGCTTAAGGGGGTAAACACGCTGGCCAATGCCGTAAAGGTAACCCTCGGGCCCAAGGGCAATAATGTTGTTTTGGAAAAAAGCTTCGGCTCGCCCACCGTAACCAAGGACGGGGTAACCGTGGCCAAGGAAATCGAAATAAAGGGCAAGTATGAAAACATGGCTGCCCAGATGCTTCGCGAGGTGGCCAGCAAAACAAGTGATGTGGCCGGGGACGGCACCACCACCGCCACGGTTTTGGCCCAGGCCATTTTTACCGAGGGGCAGAAGATGGTGGCTGCCGGCGCAAATCCCATGGCCTTAAAGCGCGGCATTGACAAGGGCGTGGTGGCAATTGTCGAACGGCTGCAAAAAATCTCCAAGCCCACCAAGGATAAAAGGGAAATCGAGCAGGTGGGAACCATCTCCGCCAATTCGGATGAAACCGTGGGCAAGATTATCTCCGATGCCATGGAGAAGGTGGGCAAGGAGGGGGTGATCACGGTTGAAGAGGCCAAGGGCATGGAGACCACCCTGGAGGTGGTCGAGGGCATGCAGTTTGACCGGGGATATTTGTCCGCCTACTTTGTGACGGATGCGGAGAAGATGGAGGTCAACCTGAAGGACCCCTATATCCTGCTCCATGAAAAAAAGATTTCCAATATGCAGGATCTGCTTCCCCTTTTGGAGCAGGTGGCCCGGGCGGGCCGGCCGCTTTTGATTGTTGCCGAGGATATTGACGGCGAGGCTTTGGCGACCCTGATCGTGAACAAGCTTCGCGGCACACTGCAGGTGGCGGCGGTCAAGGCCCCGGGTTTCGGTGACCGCCGGAAAGCCATGCTCCAGGATATTGCGGTTTTAACCGGCGGCCAGGTCATATCCGAGGATATCGGGGTGAAGCTTGAAAGCGTGACCGTGGATGACCTGGGCACCTGCAAGACCGTCCAGATTGATAAGGACAATACAACAATCATTGAGGGGACCGGCCAGAAGAAGGATATTGAAGCCCGGATCAGTCAATTGCGCGCCCAGATTGAAGATACCACATCCGATTACGACCGGGAGAAACTCCAGGAGCGGCTGGCCAAACTGGTCGGCGGGGTGGCGGTGATTCATATCGGGGCGGCCACCGAGACCGAAATGAAAGAGAAAAAAGCCCGGGTTGAGGACGCGCTGCATTCAACGCGGGCGGCGGTCGAGGAGGGAATCGTCCCGGGCGGCGGGGTCGCCCTGGTGCGATGCATAAAAACGCTTGAAAAAGTCGATGCCAAGGGCGAGGAAAAGGAAGGCATTCGCATTTTAAAGCGGGCCCTTGAAGCTCCCCTCCGCCAGATTGCGCAAAACGCCGGCGTTGAAGCTTCAATAGTTTTTAATAAGGTCTTTGAAGGAAAAGACGACTTTGGCTTTAATGCCGCCACGGAGACCTATGAAAATCTGCTTGAAGCCGGGGTGATCGACCCCACCAAGGTTGTTCGGTTTGCCATTCAGAATGCGGCATCGGTTGCCGGCTTGATGCTCACCACTGAGGCAATGATCGCCGAGAAGCCCAAAAAGAAGAAAGGCGAAATTTTTAGTTAA
- a CDS encoding TrkH family potassium uptake protein has product MRWRVVFYMVGILVFFLGLIMIFPLLYSWYFDAASLCSLFQATLITISVGAVLYLALRTGPLEHISQREGMAIVAIGWTAVGLFAALPFYFCGVFDTFVNAIFESVSGFTTTGASVMTNVEATPKGILLWRSLIQWLGGMGIIVLSVAILPFLGVGGMQLFKAEVPSPVPDKLKPRVSDTAKTLWKVYALISLVELLLLLFGGMGLFDAFCHMFTTMPTGGFSTKNLSIAHFDSLYFDIVIMVFMLLAGVNFSLHYQMLKGRPLAFWRDAECRFYFLVTGILVLVVSLNVYGQVYQSAGNALRHGAFQVISILTTTGYATADFNQWPAMSKLILLLCMFIGACAGSTGGGMKLMRIMCCFKYCYKELFNLVHPRAVVPVKLGGKTVSDAVIGSILGFLALYMGLFGICSVLLAGMGVDFVTSFSAVAASIGNIGPGLAMVGPIGNYADIPDLGKWLLIWCMLLGRLEIYTVIIFLVPEFWKK; this is encoded by the coding sequence ATGCGCTGGCGGGTGGTCTTCTATATGGTCGGGATTCTGGTTTTTTTTCTGGGCCTGATCATGATCTTTCCCCTTTTGTACAGTTGGTATTTTGACGCGGCGAGTCTCTGTTCCCTTTTTCAGGCCACGCTTATCACAATTTCCGTGGGTGCCGTGCTTTATTTGGCTCTGCGGACCGGGCCGCTTGAGCACATCAGTCAGCGGGAGGGGATGGCCATTGTGGCCATCGGGTGGACGGCGGTGGGGCTTTTTGCCGCCCTGCCGTTTTACTTTTGCGGGGTGTTTGACACCTTTGTCAACGCAATTTTTGAGTCGGTTTCAGGCTTTACCACCACCGGCGCCTCGGTGATGACCAATGTGGAAGCCACCCCCAAGGGCATCCTGTTGTGGCGAAGCCTCATCCAGTGGCTGGGGGGCATGGGGATTATCGTTTTATCCGTGGCGATTCTGCCGTTTCTGGGCGTGGGCGGCATGCAGCTGTTCAAGGCCGAAGTGCCCAGTCCGGTGCCGGACAAGCTAAAGCCCCGGGTCAGCGACACGGCAAAGACCCTGTGGAAGGTTTACGCCCTGATTTCTTTAGTGGAGCTGCTGCTTTTGCTTTTTGGCGGCATGGGACTTTTTGACGCCTTCTGCCACATGTTTACCACCATGCCCACCGGCGGGTTTTCCACCAAGAACCTCTCCATCGCCCATTTTGACAGCCTTTATTTTGATATCGTGATCATGGTCTTTATGCTGCTGGCCGGGGTGAATTTTTCCCTGCACTACCAGATGCTTAAAGGCAGGCCCCTGGCGTTCTGGCGGGATGCGGAATGCCGGTTTTATTTTTTGGTCACCGGCATCCTGGTTCTGGTGGTAAGCCTTAATGTGTATGGACAGGTTTATCAATCCGCCGGCAATGCGCTACGGCACGGCGCCTTCCAGGTAATTTCAATTTTGACAACCACCGGCTATGCCACCGCGGATTTTAACCAATGGCCGGCCATGAGCAAGCTGATCCTATTGCTTTGCATGTTCATTGGCGCATGCGCCGGCTCAACCGGCGGCGGTATGAAGCTCATGCGGATCATGTGCTGCTTTAAATACTGCTACAAAGAGCTCTTTAATCTGGTGCATCCGCGTGCGGTGGTGCCGGTAAAACTCGGCGGCAAAACGGTTTCTGATGCGGTTATCGGCAGCATATTGGGCTTTCTCGCCCTTTACATGGGGCTCTTCGGAATCTGCTCTGTTCTGCTGGCCGGTATGGGTGTGGATTTTGTAACGTCGTTTTCCGCGGTGGCCGCCTCCATTGGAAATATCGGCCCCGGTCTGGCCATGGTCGGGCCGATCGGCAATTATGCGGATATTCCGGATCTTGGCAAATGGCTGCTGATCTGGTGCATGCTTCTGGGCCGGCTTGAAATCTATACCGTGATTATCTTTCTGGTGCCGGAATTCTGGAAAAAGTAG
- a CDS encoding co-chaperone GroES, producing MKIRPLNDRILVVREEEEKKTKGGILIPDSAKEKPIRGKVVAVGPGKRDEKGKRIPMDVKEGDKILFAKYAGTEIKIEEVAHLFMKEDDILGIIQ from the coding sequence ATGAAGATTCGTCCGTTAAACGACAGGATTCTGGTGGTTCGGGAAGAGGAAGAGAAGAAGACAAAAGGCGGCATCCTGATTCCGGATTCGGCAAAGGAGAAGCCCATACGCGGAAAAGTGGTGGCCGTCGGCCCGGGAAAGCGGGATGAAAAAGGCAAACGAATTCCAATGGATGTCAAGGAGGGTGATAAAATTCTGTTCGCCAAATATGCCGGAACCGAAATCAAGATCGAGGAAGTCGCGCATTTGTTTATGAAGGAAGACGATATCCTGGGAATTATTCAATAA